The nucleotide sequence CGTCCGGGGGTGTCCGCGCCCAGGTAGAGCACCCTCCAACCCATGCGGTGAAGGGTCACTCCGAAGATCATCAACGGCAGGTCGTGGGGTTCTCGTGGGGGACAGGCAACCAGGGCCAGCGGGCCGCTGCCGCTACCCCAACCGGTGGCGAGGGCGGCGAGCCGGCCGCGGATCAGATTGCTGGCGAAGTGCTCCTGGGGCACGCTCGCCTCGCCGCGCGCCCAGCGCTCACCCAGGTCGTGCAGATAGGGCAGGACGACGTCGCGCAGCACCGTGGTCACGGCCAGTTCGCTGAAGAGTCGATCGAGGACGGCGTGCGCCGACTGCTCGTCGAAGCGGGCCAGGGCGACCGTGAGTTGACGGACCCCGACCGCCACGGAGCCCTGATCGACACTCTCGTGAGCGGGCTCCGCGACGGCACCGACGGGCTCGACGTGGTCGGTCAGGGTCGGTGCCGGAGTTCCGGCCAGGGCGGTCTCCGCCGCCTCGGCCGCGGACAGGCCGGTGGTCATCAGGGTGGTCATCCGGCGCACCACGGCTTCGTCCCGGGGGGAGTAGAGGCGGTACCCACCGGTCGAGCGGATCGGCTGCAGGAGTCCGTAGCGGCTCTCCCAGGCACGCAGGGTGTGCTCGCTGACCCCCACGCGTCGACTGAGTTCGCCGATGCGTATCAGGGGGGAGGGGGTGATGGCTGCGCTCACGGCGGTGATTCTATCTACCTTCGACAAACATTTGACAGAGTCTCTACACGTGTCTAGCGTGGGGATTCCTCCGCCGAAGAATCCCCACTCCGGGCACCTGGCTCGGCCCGGGCTCGAGACGAGGCGACACGTGACCACAGGCCCTGACAGCACCGATCCCCTCCCCGCGCACCGACCGGCTCCGCCGGCCGTGCGTGGTGCCCGTCCCTCGGTGGCCGTGGTGGGGTCCGGGGTGGCCGGCCTGACCGCCGCTCACCTGCTGTCACGCACTCACGACGTCGTCCTCTTCGAGGCAGAGGATCGGTGGGGTGGGCACGCGCACACCCACCACCTGGTGGGGGCGACCGGAGTGCGACACGCGGTGGACTCCGGGTTCATCGTGCACAACGACCGCACCTACCCGGCGTTGCGCCGGCTGTTCGCCGAACTCGAGGTCGCCGTGCGCCCGACCGAGATGAGCATGAGCGTGCGCTGCCGGGGGTGCGGCCTGGAGTACGCCGGTGGCCGGGGAGCCGGTGGCATCCTGGCTCAGGGCCGACGGGCGGTCGACCCCTCCTTCGTGCGCATGCTCGTGCAGGTGAAGCGGTTCCATCGCGTCGCCGGCGCCTTCCTGCGCTCGGGCGACGACAGGACGACCTATGGGGAGTTCCTCGCCGGTAACGGATTCGACGCCTACTTCATCGCGCACTATGCGGTACCCGTCGTCTCGTGTGTCTGGTCGACCGGCCGGGCGCTGTCACTCGAGTACCCCGCCCACTACCTGTTCCGGTTCCTCGAGCACCACGGCATGTTGTCCGTGGGCAACTCGCCCCAGTGGTTCACCGTGCAGGGCGGCTCGGCCGTCTACGTCCAACGCATCGTCGAGCGACTCCCCGACGTCCGATCGGGATGCCCCGTGGTGAACGTGAACCGGACCTCTGAGGGCGTCCAGATCCATGACGCCACCGGGCGTCGCACGACGGTCGACCGCGTCGTGATCGCCACGCATCCCGATCAGGCGCTGGACCTGCTCGCCGACCCGACCCAGCTCGAGATCGACACCCTGAAGGCCTTCGTCTACTCCCGCAACAGCGCGGTGCTGCACACCGACACCTCGATCCTGCCGAACGCGCCACGGGCGCGGGCCTCCTGGAACTACTCCATGTCCGAGTGCTGGGTCGCCGACGCCCCCACCCAGGTCACCTACTGGTCCAATCGGTTGCAGGGGATCACCGAGTCCGATCCCTATCTGGTGACGCTGAACGACGGCGACCGAATCGCCTCGGAGGCCGTCCTGGCGCGCATGGAGTACACCCACCCCGTCTACACCCGCGAGGTGATCGCCGCTCAGGCGCGGCTGCCGCAGTTGGCCACCGATCGCACCGTGTTCGCCGGTGCCTATCACGGCTTCGGATTCCACGAGGACGGCTGCGCCTCGGGGGTGGCGGCCGCGGCGCACTTCGGGGTCCACTGGTGAGCCAGCCCGTCACCTCGTGGGAGGTCTCGCCGGGGCTGGTGCTGCCGGCTCTGGTCCGCGGCACCGTGACACACCACCGTCACCGACCGGTGGTGGACGGCTTCCGTCACGGTGCATACCTGTGGTTGGTCGATCTCGACTCGCTGCCCGTGCTGCCCTGGCCGCTGCGTCCGTTCGCGGGTTTCCGCAGTGGGGATCACTTCGGTGACCCCGCGCTGCCCATTCGCGAGAACGTCCTGAACTTCTTACGGCTCGAGGGGATTCAGCTCGATCAGCGGTGCCGGGTGGTCATGCTGTCCGGCGCACGCGTGCTGGGGTACCTGTTCGACCCGATCTCGGTCTTCTGGTGCTACTCCGGTGACGGCACCCTCGAGTGCGTGCTGGCCGAGGTGCACAACACCTACGGCGAGCGTCACGTCTACGTGGTGCGCCCCGATGCCGATGGCAACGCCGTGGTGGGCAAGGAGTTCTACGTCTCGCCGTTCTTCGAGGTGACCGGCGAGTACACCCTGACCTTCGGCCTCACCGCGCAGCAGGTCGCCACCTCCGTGGTGCTGCGCCGGGATGGCCGGGTGGAGTTCTCGGGCTCGTTCCGGGGGGTTCCACGCCCGGCGACACCGGGTGCCGTGGTGCGCACGGTGTTCCGTCACCCCGTGATGCCGCAGCGGGTGTCGGCCCTGATCCGCTGGCACGGCATCCGGCTCTGGCTGCGTCGCCTCCCGGTGATTCCTCGTCCGAACCATGTCCCGCAGAAAGGAATCGGATCGTGAGCTGTTCCTCTGCCGCTCCCTGGCCGGCCATTGCCTCGGTGCCTGGGCCCCACGTCGGTGCACGTCTGGCGCGGTGGTTGTTCGACCAGGCTGCGCACAGCGTTCCGGTGCGGGTGCGCTACCCCGACGGACGATTGGTCGGCGGTGCCGCCGAGCAGTATGGGGCACCCGAGTTCGTCGTGGTCCGTCCGGCGGCGTTCTTCTCCCGCCTGGCCCGGGACACGAAGATCGGCTTCGGTGAGGCCTACATGGCCGGTGACTGGCGAGCCGGTGACGGGTGCGATC is from Kineosporiaceae bacterium and encodes:
- a CDS encoding FAD-dependent oxidoreductase; the protein is MAALTAVILSTFDKHLTESLHVSSVGIPPPKNPHSGHLARPGLETRRHVTTGPDSTDPLPAHRPAPPAVRGARPSVAVVGSGVAGLTAAHLLSRTHDVVLFEAEDRWGGHAHTHHLVGATGVRHAVDSGFIVHNDRTYPALRRLFAELEVAVRPTEMSMSVRCRGCGLEYAGGRGAGGILAQGRRAVDPSFVRMLVQVKRFHRVAGAFLRSGDDRTTYGEFLAGNGFDAYFIAHYAVPVVSCVWSTGRALSLEYPAHYLFRFLEHHGMLSVGNSPQWFTVQGGSAVYVQRIVERLPDVRSGCPVVNVNRTSEGVQIHDATGRRTTVDRVVIATHPDQALDLLADPTQLEIDTLKAFVYSRNSAVLHTDTSILPNAPRARASWNYSMSECWVADAPTQVTYWSNRLQGITESDPYLVTLNDGDRIASEAVLARMEYTHPVYTREVIAAQARLPQLATDRTVFAGAYHGFGFHEDGCASGVAAAAHFGVHW
- a CDS encoding DUF1365 domain-containing protein; this encodes MPALVRGTVTHHRHRPVVDGFRHGAYLWLVDLDSLPVLPWPLRPFAGFRSGDHFGDPALPIRENVLNFLRLEGIQLDQRCRVVMLSGARVLGYLFDPISVFWCYSGDGTLECVLAEVHNTYGERHVYVVRPDADGNAVVGKEFYVSPFFEVTGEYTLTFGLTAQQVATSVVLRRDGRVEFSGSFRGVPRPATPGAVVRTVFRHPVMPQRVSALIRWHGIRLWLRRLPVIPRPNHVPQKGIGS
- a CDS encoding MerR family transcriptional regulator, which produces MSAAITPSPLIRIGELSRRVGVSEHTLRAWESRYGLLQPIRSTGGYRLYSPRDEAVVRRMTTLMTTGLSAAEAAETALAGTPAPTLTDHVEPVGAVAEPAHESVDQGSVAVGVRQLTVALARFDEQSAHAVLDRLFSELAVTTVLRDVVLPYLHDLGERWARGEASVPQEHFASNLIRGRLAALATGWGSGSGPLALVACPPREPHDLPLMIFGVTLHRMGWRVLYLGADTPGRALTEAAQTADPALVVLAATHPERFEAIRDDLRDLAHGRRLVLAGRGADGRFAAEVGATHVTADPVSAALELGIGRSH